A genomic stretch from Komagataeibacter xylinus includes:
- a CDS encoding alpha/beta hydrolase, translating to MPDSTAASRPGLLTRTLLGGMHWWHARRRNVEPHTLEDMRRKLDRPCFPMGLSALQVRRVINCRVPGRDGLLAARLYVPYGRVHGVVLFMHGGGYVHCGLNSHHGICCRLARQSGAAVLSIDYSLAPENRFPHAVEDCWAALQWLAGEAHRWGGPIAVAGDSAGGTLAAVLAQMARDRGGPALAMQLLYYPSLYGDRDVPSRETYATGYMLSTKLMEWYAEQYICTPADLHDPRLAPIFAPSLAGLPPAVIGLAQCDPLHDEGTGYAHALQQAGGQAETRTWRGTVHGFLNFYAFLPAGRAAIKYGAHALRRVLRGHA from the coding sequence ATGCCCGATTCAACCGCCGCCTCCCGCCCTGGCCTGCTCACCCGCACATTGCTGGGCGGCATGCACTGGTGGCACGCGCGGCGGCGTAACGTCGAGCCCCATACGCTGGAGGATATGCGCCGCAAGCTCGACCGCCCATGTTTTCCCATGGGGCTGTCTGCGCTGCAGGTGCGGCGCGTGATCAACTGCCGCGTGCCGGGGCGTGACGGCCTGCTGGCCGCCCGGCTGTATGTGCCCTATGGCCGGGTGCATGGGGTGGTGCTGTTCATGCATGGGGGCGGGTATGTGCATTGCGGGCTGAACTCGCATCACGGCATATGCTGCAGGCTGGCGCGGCAGTCAGGGGCGGCAGTGCTGTCCATTGATTACAGCCTGGCCCCCGAGAACCGCTTTCCCCATGCGGTGGAGGATTGCTGGGCGGCGTTGCAGTGGCTGGCGGGCGAGGCGCATCGCTGGGGCGGCCCGATTGCGGTCGCGGGTGACAGCGCGGGCGGCACGCTGGCCGCCGTGCTGGCCCAGATGGCGCGTGACCGGGGCGGCCCGGCACTTGCCATGCAACTGCTCTATTATCCCTCCCTGTATGGGGATCGTGACGTACCCTCCCGCGAGACCTATGCCACGGGCTACATGCTCTCCACCAAGCTGATGGAATGGTATGCCGAGCAGTATATCTGCACGCCGGCCGACCTGCATGACCCACGGCTTGCGCCCATTTTCGCGCCCTCGCTCGCTGGCCTGCCGCCTGCCGTGATCGGGCTGGCGCAATGCGACCCCCTGCATGATGAAGGCACCGGCTATGCCCACGCCCTGCAGCAGGCAGGAGGCCAGGCCGAGACCCGCACCTGGCGCGGCACGGTGCATGGGTTCCTCAATTTCTACGCCTTCCTGCCTGCGGGCCGCGCGGCCATAAAATATGGCGCCCATGCCCTGCGGCGCGTGCTGCGCGGGCACGCCTGA
- the zwf gene encoding glucose-6-phosphate dehydrogenase: MAHLPPVDTFDYIVFGGTGDLTMRKLLPALYHRYRDGQIPDASRIIGTARSPLSRADYQQRATAALHEHVKPEALDEATVQRFVNMVHYVSLNGAEAESDWPTLKTLLDTVPATRIRVYYLATSPALYGQICENLSREGLVTEQSRVVLEKPIGTDLASAEAINDSVGRHFPENHIFRIDHYLGKETVQNLIALRFANPVFERLWTCDAIEYVQITAAETVGVEGRGAYYDRSGALRDMIQNHLLQVLCLVAMDPPVSLEADSVRNEKLKVLHALKPISADDVAIYTSRGQYMRGTIGERTVGSYLEDLGEGVTSETETFVALKAEILTWRWGNVPFYLRSGKRMAEKSSEIVIQFKSAPCSIFANKPEPNRLIIRIQPDEGVMLSVSTKDPTPTDSLALRQADINIEFEKAFNIRYPDAYERLLLDVVRGDPILFIRRDEVAAAWRWIDPIEQGWRENKAPLEPYAAGTWGPEGACNLLSQSGHLWHEDMKK; encoded by the coding sequence ATGGCACATCTTCCCCCCGTTGACACCTTTGACTACATCGTTTTCGGCGGCACGGGCGACCTGACCATGCGCAAGCTGCTGCCTGCGCTGTATCACCGCTACCGTGATGGGCAGATCCCCGATGCCTCGCGCATCATCGGCACCGCGCGCTCGCCACTGTCACGCGCGGACTACCAGCAGCGCGCGACAGCCGCCCTGCACGAGCACGTCAAGCCCGAGGCACTCGATGAGGCAACGGTGCAGCGGTTTGTGAACATGGTGCATTACGTGAGCCTGAACGGCGCGGAAGCCGAGAGCGACTGGCCCACGCTGAAGACCCTGCTCGACACGGTGCCCGCAACGCGCATCCGGGTTTACTACCTTGCCACCTCGCCCGCGCTGTATGGCCAGATCTGCGAGAACCTGAGCCGTGAGGGGCTGGTGACCGAACAGTCGCGCGTGGTGCTGGAAAAACCCATCGGCACCGACCTTGCCAGCGCCGAGGCCATCAATGACAGCGTCGGCCGTCACTTTCCCGAGAACCACATCTTCCGCATCGACCACTATCTGGGCAAGGAGACGGTGCAGAACCTGATTGCGCTCCGCTTCGCCAACCCGGTGTTCGAGCGGCTATGGACGTGCGATGCGATCGAATACGTGCAGATCACGGCCGCCGAGACCGTGGGCGTGGAAGGCCGCGGCGCGTATTACGACCGCTCGGGCGCGCTGCGCGACATGATCCAGAACCACCTGCTACAGGTACTGTGCCTCGTGGCCATGGACCCGCCGGTCTCGCTCGAGGCCGACAGCGTGCGCAACGAGAAGCTCAAGGTGCTGCACGCGCTCAAGCCCATCTCGGCCGATGACGTGGCCATCTATACCTCACGCGGGCAGTACATGCGCGGCACCATTGGCGAGCGCACGGTGGGCAGCTACCTTGAAGACCTCGGCGAAGGCGTGACCAGCGAGACGGAAACCTTCGTGGCGCTGAAAGCCGAGATCCTGACCTGGCGGTGGGGCAACGTGCCGTTCTACCTGCGCTCGGGCAAACGCATGGCGGAAAAATCGAGCGAGATCGTGATCCAGTTCAAATCGGCCCCGTGCTCGATCTTCGCCAACAAGCCCGAACCCAACCGCCTGATCATCCGCATCCAGCCTGATGAAGGGGTGATGCTGTCCGTCTCGACCAAGGACCCCACCCCCACCGACAGCCTGGCCCTGCGCCAGGCCGACATCAACATCGAGTTCGAGAAAGCCTTCAACATCCGCTACCCCGATGCCTATGAGCGCCTGCTGCTCGATGTGGTGCGTGGCGACCCGATCCTGTTCATCCGCCGCGACGAGGTGGCTGCCGCATGGCGCTGGATCGACCCCATCGAGCAGGGCTGGCGCGAGAACAAGGCCCCGCTCGAACCCTATGCCGCAGGCACGTGGGGGCCGGAAGGAGCGTGTAACCTGCTCTCGCAGTCGGGCCATCTGTGGCATGAGGACATGAAGAAATAA
- a CDS encoding DUF2312 domain-containing protein — protein MNADNFEADDNPAAVGGIAADRLRSIIERVERLEEERKALAGDIKDIFTEAKSAGFDVKVIRQIIRLRKQEPAEVEEQETLLDIYRRALGM, from the coding sequence ATGAATGCTGACAATTTCGAGGCGGACGACAACCCCGCCGCAGTTGGTGGTATCGCAGCCGATCGCCTGCGCAGCATCATCGAACGCGTTGAGCGGCTGGAAGAAGAGCGCAAGGCGCTCGCGGGCGATATCAAGGATATTTTCACCGAGGCGAAGTCGGCAGGCTTTGATGTCAAGGTGATCCGCCAGATCATCCGCCTGCGCAAGCAGGAACCGGCGGAAGTGGAAGAACAGGAAACCCTGCTCGACATCTATCGTCGCGCGCTTGGCATGTAA
- the proB gene encoding glutamate 5-kinase → MIETALPQLSHARRVVIKIGSALIVDPQQAAPRQPWLDSVAQDIAALRAQGTEVVVVSSGAIALARHQLGLTRPVLRLEEKQAAASVGQIRLAQAWTDALSRFDITAAQLLLTPDDTENRHRYLNARASLNTLLALGCVPIINENDAIATTEIRFGDNDRLGARVAEMINADQLVLLSDIDGLYTADPRTNPDARHLPVIAELTASIEAMGGAPPPGYSSGGMRTKLMAARIATQAGCAMAIARGEGLHPLARLRDGGRCTWFLPAADARSARKNWIAGSLTPAGQAVIDDGAVRALAGGSSLLPAGVTDVTGEFDRGDMIAVVDRSGQQIACGLAAYAADEARRIAGHQSDEIETLLGWQGADELIHRDDLVLLAKMESLTG, encoded by the coding sequence ATGATCGAGACCGCCCTGCCCCAGCTCAGCCACGCGCGGCGCGTTGTCATCAAGATTGGCAGCGCCCTGATCGTGGACCCGCAGCAGGCGGCTCCCCGCCAGCCCTGGCTGGACAGCGTGGCGCAGGATATTGCAGCCCTGCGCGCGCAGGGCACGGAAGTTGTGGTCGTCTCATCGGGTGCGATTGCCCTGGCCCGCCACCAGCTCGGGCTGACGCGCCCCGTGCTGCGACTGGAGGAAAAGCAGGCCGCTGCCTCCGTCGGGCAGATTCGCCTCGCTCAGGCCTGGACCGATGCCCTCTCGCGCTTCGACATAACAGCGGCCCAGCTCCTTCTCACTCCTGATGATACCGAGAACCGCCACCGCTACCTCAATGCGCGGGCCTCGCTCAACACGCTGCTTGCACTTGGCTGCGTGCCAATCATCAACGAGAACGACGCCATCGCCACTACCGAGATCCGCTTTGGCGATAACGACCGCCTTGGCGCCCGCGTGGCCGAGATGATCAATGCCGACCAGCTCGTGCTGCTGTCAGATATCGACGGGCTGTACACCGCCGACCCCCGCACCAACCCCGATGCCCGCCACCTGCCCGTGATAGCGGAACTGACCGCCAGCATCGAGGCCATGGGCGGCGCGCCCCCGCCGGGCTATTCCTCGGGCGGCATGCGCACCAAGCTCATGGCAGCCCGCATCGCAACACAGGCAGGCTGCGCCATGGCCATTGCAAGAGGCGAAGGGTTGCATCCGCTGGCCCGCCTGCGTGATGGCGGACGCTGCACATGGTTCCTGCCCGCAGCCGATGCCCGCTCGGCACGCAAGAACTGGATTGCGGGCAGCCTTACGCCTGCCGGCCAGGCGGTGATTGATGATGGCGCGGTGCGGGCGCTGGCAGGCGGGTCTTCCCTGCTGCCTGCGGGTGTAACCGACGTGACCGGCGAATTTGATCGCGGCGACATGATTGCGGTGGTGGACCGGAGCGGGCAGCAAATTGCCTGCGGGCTGGCCGCCTATGCGGCAGACGAAGCCAGACGCATCGCGGGCCATCAGTCAGACGAGATCGAGACCCTGCTGGGCTGGCAGGGCGCGGATGAACTGATCCACCGCGACGATCTCGTGCTGCTGGCGAAAATGGAAAGCCTGACGGGCTGA
- the obgE gene encoding GTPase ObgE — translation MKFLDQAKIYVKSGDGGDGVVAFRREKYIEFGGPDGGNGGRGGDIIFEAVDNLNTLIDFRYTQHFRARKGGNGAGSDRTGAAAETVVIKVPIGTQIFDEDRETKLGDLDVAGKRLLLCRGGDGGRGNAHFKTSTNRAPRRADKGWPGEERWVWLRLKLIADVGLVGLPNAGKSTFLSTVSAARPKIADYPFTTLHPQLGVVRLSVTEEFVIADIPGLIEGAHEGSGLGDRFLGHVERCAVLLHLIDGTAETEEVVDAWRTIRHELREYGGGLADKSEIIVLNKIDALLPEEIEERVTALEQACGQKIMTMSSVAHMHVDTVLRRLQDYVTRDRAEKAEQHKAETPET, via the coding sequence ATGAAGTTTCTTGACCAGGCCAAAATCTATGTAAAATCCGGCGACGGGGGCGACGGTGTCGTGGCCTTCCGCCGTGAAAAGTATATCGAATTTGGCGGTCCGGACGGGGGCAATGGCGGCCGTGGCGGGGATATCATTTTCGAGGCGGTCGATAACCTCAATACCCTGATCGATTTCCGCTACACCCAGCATTTCCGCGCGCGCAAGGGCGGCAATGGCGCAGGCTCCGACCGCACGGGCGCCGCCGCCGAGACCGTGGTGATCAAGGTGCCCATCGGCACCCAGATCTTTGATGAAGACCGCGAGACCAAGCTTGGCGACCTTGATGTGGCGGGCAAGCGGCTGCTGTTGTGCCGCGGCGGCGATGGCGGGCGCGGCAACGCGCACTTCAAGACCAGCACCAACCGCGCGCCACGCCGGGCCGACAAGGGCTGGCCGGGCGAGGAACGCTGGGTGTGGCTACGGCTGAAACTGATTGCTGATGTGGGGCTGGTCGGCCTGCCCAATGCGGGCAAGTCCACCTTCCTGTCCACCGTATCGGCAGCCAGGCCCAAGATAGCGGATTATCCCTTCACTACGCTTCACCCGCAGCTTGGCGTGGTGCGGCTGTCCGTCACGGAAGAATTCGTGATTGCCGATATCCCCGGCCTGATCGAGGGCGCGCATGAAGGCAGCGGGCTCGGCGACAGGTTTTTAGGCCATGTCGAACGCTGCGCCGTGCTGCTGCACCTGATCGATGGCACGGCCGAAACGGAAGAAGTGGTGGACGCATGGCGCACCATCCGCCACGAACTGCGCGAATATGGCGGCGGCTTGGCGGACAAGTCCGAGATCATCGTGCTGAACAAGATCGACGCCCTACTACCCGAGGAAATCGAGGAACGGGTCACCGCCCTTGAGCAGGCCTGCGGGCAGAAGATCATGACCATGTCATCGGTCGCGCACATGCATGTCGATACCGTGCTGCGCCGCCTGCAGGATTACGTGACCCGCGACCGCGCCGAGAAGGCCGAACAGCACAAAGCGGAGACCCCCGAGACATGA
- the rpmA gene encoding 50S ribosomal protein L27 produces the protein MAQKKAGGSSRNGRDSAGRRLGVKKFGGESVIAGNIIVRQRGTKMKPGVNVGVGRDHTLFSLVDGHVKFVRRAEGRVHVSVEALPLAAE, from the coding sequence ATGGCACAAAAAAAGGCAGGCGGTTCGTCCCGTAACGGGCGCGATAGCGCCGGGCGTCGTCTTGGCGTCAAGAAGTTTGGTGGCGAGAGCGTCATCGCAGGCAACATCATCGTGCGCCAGCGCGGCACGAAGATGAAGCCGGGTGTGAATGTTGGCGTTGGCCGCGACCACACCCTGTTTTCCCTGGTAGATGGCCATGTGAAGTTCGTGCGCCGCGCTGAAGGCCGCGTGCACGTTTCCGTGGAAGCCCTGCCGCTGGCAGCGGAATAA
- the rplU gene encoding 50S ribosomal protein L21 produces the protein MFAVIRTGGKQYRVAKDAVLKVEKLEAEAGATITFDQVLAVGGESGTTIGAPTVKGATVTATVIAQDRLAKVIIFKKRRRQNSRRKNGHRQPVTVVRISAINAA, from the coding sequence ATGTTTGCAGTTATCCGTACCGGCGGTAAGCAGTACCGCGTTGCGAAAGATGCCGTCCTGAAGGTCGAGAAGCTGGAAGCCGAAGCCGGCGCCACCATCACCTTCGACCAGGTTCTCGCCGTTGGCGGCGAAAGCGGCACGACCATTGGTGCGCCGACCGTCAAGGGTGCGACCGTCACGGCAACCGTGATCGCGCAGGACCGTCTGGCCAAGGTCATCATCTTCAAGAAGCGCCGCCGGCAGAACAGCCGCCGCAAGAATGGCCACCGCCAGCCGGTGACCGTGGTGCGCATCTCCGCGATCAACGCCGCCTGA
- the guaD gene encoding guanine deaminase — MTPAPTPLAHAALRGHIVTFRGNPFLMPATDALVEEPDGLVVITDGRITHVGPYGETVAHLPPGTDVTDYRGCLISAGFVDTHVHYPQLPMIAAYGEQLLEWLERYTFPTERRFADGEYAATIARTFLRELLRCGTTTAAVYCTVHPQSVDAFFTESSRLGTLMVAGKVLMDRNAPDFLRDTAQRGYDESRALIERWHGKNRQFYAVTPRFAPTSTPEQLELAGALLAQDETLFMQTHLAENRAEVAWVAELFPNSRSYLDVYDRAGLVRPRSVMGHGIYVDEQDLCRCHESGCALAHCPTSNLFLGSGAFRLFDVMDAKRPVRTGLGTDIGAGTSLSHLQSMNEAYKIAQMNGHRLHPVQAFWLATQGGAHALHLDGRIGTVAAGMDADLCILDPKATPLQALRTEMCDNTADLLFTLMMLGDDRSIRATYAGGIKVHDREQGVTL, encoded by the coding sequence ATGACCCCTGCCCCCACGCCCCTGGCCCACGCAGCCCTTCGCGGCCATATCGTAACCTTTCGGGGCAACCCGTTTCTCATGCCGGCCACCGATGCGCTGGTGGAGGAACCTGACGGGCTGGTTGTGATCACCGACGGGCGCATCACCCATGTCGGCCCCTACGGCGAAACCGTGGCCCACCTCCCCCCCGGCACCGACGTCACCGATTACCGGGGATGCCTGATCTCGGCAGGGTTTGTGGATACGCATGTCCATTACCCGCAACTGCCCATGATCGCAGCCTATGGCGAGCAGTTGCTGGAATGGCTGGAACGCTACACCTTCCCCACCGAACGCCGTTTTGCCGATGGGGAATATGCCGCAACAATCGCGCGCACGTTCCTGCGCGAACTGCTGCGCTGCGGCACCACCACGGCGGCGGTGTACTGCACCGTGCATCCGCAATCGGTCGATGCGTTCTTTACCGAATCCTCCCGCCTCGGCACGCTGATGGTGGCGGGCAAGGTGCTGATGGACCGCAATGCGCCCGACTTCCTGCGCGATACCGCCCAGCGTGGCTATGATGAATCACGCGCGCTGATCGAGCGCTGGCATGGCAAAAACCGCCAGTTTTATGCCGTTACTCCCCGCTTCGCCCCCACCAGCACGCCCGAGCAGCTTGAACTCGCAGGTGCGCTGCTGGCGCAGGACGAAACGCTGTTCATGCAGACCCATCTGGCCGAGAACCGGGCAGAGGTGGCTTGGGTGGCCGAACTCTTTCCCAACAGCCGCTCTTACCTTGATGTATATGACCGCGCGGGCCTGGTGCGCCCGCGCAGCGTGATGGGCCACGGCATTTATGTGGACGAGCAGGACCTGTGCCGCTGCCACGAAAGCGGCTGCGCGCTGGCGCACTGCCCCACGTCGAACCTGTTCCTGGGCAGCGGGGCTTTCCGGCTGTTTGACGTGATGGACGCAAAACGCCCGGTGCGCACGGGGCTGGGCACCGATATTGGCGCGGGCACCAGCCTGTCGCATCTGCAATCCATGAACGAGGCTTACAAGATCGCGCAGATGAACGGCCACCGCCTGCACCCTGTGCAGGCCTTCTGGCTGGCAACGCAGGGCGGCGCGCACGCATTGCACCTTGATGGACGGATCGGCACGGTAGCGGCAGGCATGGACGCCGACCTGTGCATTCTCGACCCGAAGGCCACGCCCCTGCAGGCCCTGCGGACGGAAATGTGCGACAACACGGCCGACCTTCTGTTCACGCTGATGATGCTGGGCGATGACCGCAGCATACGTGCAACCTATGCAGGCGGCATAAAGGTGCATGACCGTGAACAGGGGGTCACACTTTAA
- a CDS encoding FUSC family protein, whose translation MPADLNLLPSFLTRLFSGKHFPTIRAPGYARMSGLKWLYAPTPEALGFAVRTTVAALMALTIAMWMELDDPPWAAMTVWIVAQGSRGESLSKARWRLVGTAIGAISAVILVCSFPQAPWLFFPAISMWIGLCCMCATLVRNFRSYALVLSGYTCAIIALAATRDPDNIFMITMSRTSYIVLGITCETLVAVLFAHNLASSARRNMRQKIQMALGSSTEAVANLLAGDDAAFVRSRALFGTILSINDQIEFSEVEMGPHGHEGDHARAALAAVSVLLSRGLGMMARIKALETTNEQFTETSLLTRTFLLGVPARLENDSEIPHIQQDLQDLRGVCRQRIIDALSHEISMEPSTETAEVDDLLNCRILHNALDELLGELEQAIAEFDASQHEIRGDHFHFRIEAHRDFKEAAYNGIRAAVAIGASALIWEVTAWANGIGFITMVAVTCGLFATRENPVVGTMNFLRGACWAVLVSGFLVMLVMPRPAEFEMLAAVLALPMIAGGLAARNPATAGAAASYCLFLPNLVGPGNQTRLNEIAYFNASFALLCSIGFAVLIFRAVLPFDNDEERWRMRNRTLHDLRHLASAEPMPRTQSWIGRNTDRFSRLIRHAGPTPTPTIEAYLQGTLSAMTIGLNIIRLRTVLERGQLPPAADRAIELFLNRMSQFSGRYGRFGRTARVARGATRSLRRLEAAEGNITSRIEITRAIAYLLVISYELGANAAFLDASQPYRTSEMS comes from the coding sequence GTGCCTGCAGACCTCAATCTTCTGCCCTCTTTCCTGACCCGCCTTTTCAGCGGAAAGCATTTCCCCACCATCCGCGCGCCAGGCTATGCGCGCATGAGCGGCCTGAAATGGCTCTACGCCCCCACGCCAGAAGCCCTTGGCTTTGCCGTGCGCACCACGGTCGCGGCCCTGATGGCGCTGACCATCGCCATGTGGATGGAACTTGACGACCCGCCATGGGCCGCCATGACCGTGTGGATCGTGGCCCAGGGCTCACGCGGGGAGAGCCTTTCCAAGGCGCGGTGGCGACTGGTGGGCACCGCCATCGGGGCGATCAGCGCGGTGATCCTGGTCTGTTCGTTTCCGCAGGCGCCATGGCTGTTCTTTCCCGCCATCAGCATGTGGATCGGGCTGTGCTGCATGTGCGCGACCCTGGTGCGCAACTTCCGCTCCTATGCGCTGGTGCTTTCGGGCTATACCTGCGCCATCATTGCGCTTGCCGCGACGCGCGACCCTGACAACATCTTCATGATCACCATGTCGCGCACATCCTATATCGTGCTGGGCATTACGTGCGAGACGCTGGTGGCGGTGCTGTTCGCGCATAACCTCGCCTCGAGCGCGCGGCGCAACATGCGCCAGAAGATCCAGATGGCGCTGGGCAGTTCCACCGAGGCGGTGGCCAACCTGCTTGCGGGCGATGACGCGGCCTTCGTGCGCTCGCGCGCCCTGTTTGGCACCATCCTGAGCATCAATGACCAGATCGAGTTCAGTGAAGTCGAGATGGGCCCGCACGGGCATGAAGGCGACCACGCGCGCGCGGCCCTTGCTGCCGTGTCAGTCCTGCTCTCACGCGGTCTGGGCATGATGGCGCGCATCAAGGCGCTGGAAACCACCAACGAGCAGTTTACCGAGACCTCGCTACTCACCCGCACCTTCCTGCTCGGCGTGCCCGCGCGGCTGGAAAATGATTCCGAAATTCCGCACATCCAGCAGGACCTGCAGGACCTGCGCGGCGTATGCCGCCAGCGCATCATTGATGCGCTGAGCCATGAAATCAGCATGGAGCCCAGCACCGAGACGGCCGAGGTGGACGACCTGCTGAACTGCCGCATCCTGCACAACGCGCTCGATGAACTGCTGGGTGAACTGGAACAGGCCATTGCCGAGTTCGACGCCAGCCAGCACGAGATCCGTGGCGATCACTTCCATTTCCGCATCGAGGCGCACCGCGACTTCAAGGAAGCCGCCTATAACGGCATCCGCGCCGCCGTGGCCATTGGCGCATCCGCACTGATATGGGAGGTCACGGCCTGGGCCAACGGCATCGGCTTCATCACCATGGTCGCGGTGACATGCGGCCTGTTCGCCACGCGCGAGAACCCGGTGGTAGGCACCATGAACTTCCTGCGCGGGGCGTGCTGGGCGGTTCTTGTATCGGGTTTTCTGGTCATGCTGGTCATGCCGCGACCGGCAGAATTCGAGATGCTGGCAGCCGTACTCGCCCTGCCCATGATTGCGGGCGGACTTGCCGCGCGCAACCCGGCCACGGCGGGGGCAGCGGCCTCGTACTGCCTGTTCCTGCCCAACCTCGTGGGGCCGGGCAACCAGACGCGCCTGAACGAGATTGCGTATTTCAACGCCTCCTTCGCGCTGCTGTGCAGTATCGGCTTTGCCGTGCTGATCTTCCGCGCGGTGCTGCCCTTCGATAATGACGAAGAGCGCTGGCGCATGCGCAACCGCACACTGCATGACCTGCGTCACCTCGCCTCCGCCGAGCCCATGCCGCGCACACAATCGTGGATCGGGCGCAATACCGACCGTTTCTCTCGCCTGATCCGCCATGCAGGCCCTACGCCGACGCCCACCATCGAGGCCTATCTGCAGGGCACGCTCTCGGCCATGACCATCGGGCTGAACATCATCCGGCTGCGCACGGTACTTGAGCGCGGGCAACTGCCGCCTGCGGCGGATCGCGCCATTGAACTGTTCCTCAATCGCATGTCGCAGTTCAGCGGGCGCTACGGGCGCTTTGGCCGCACGGCCCGGGTCGCGCGCGGGGCCACGCGCAGCCTGCGCCGGCTTGAGGCGGCGGAAGGCAACATTACGTCGCGCATCGAGATCACCCGCGCCATTGCGTATCTGCTGGTCATTTCCTATGAACTTGGCGCCAACGCCGCTTTCCTTGATGCCTCCCAGCCTTACCGCACCAGCGAGATGTCCTGA
- a CDS encoding UdgX family uracil-DNA binding protein (This protein belongs to the uracil DNA glycosylase superfamily, members of which act in excision repair of DNA. However, it belongs more specifically to UdgX branch, whose founding member was found to bind uracil in DNA (where it does not belong), without cleaving it, appears to promote DNA repair by a pathway involving RecA, rather than base excision.), with product MPNITVTLAHAADFAGWRLATRSLAGRHAPPADITWRIATESAALPAPDPAAARFTVSRAVMELAATMVQSALPDRFALAYMLVYDHVMDMPTGQDVADRMAAAKEDVIAQTRHLRDEIREALSHHDATAPCQGRVDTLSLVPESNARFLTLQRSFAPWQLDMPDRTLRWTGHEMLREPLGQAPQTLDPTSLPPPAMPMVPDLDIDRITSLRAVALAAKTCLICPMAAHATQTVFGEGRETARMMFVGEQPGDIEDRAGRPFVGPAGQLFDRALQEAGIGRDDTYVTNTVKHFKFRRTPTRRIHEKAGPAEIAACAPWLAAERRIIRPAVVVMLGVTAASALLGRSVTISRERSRIITMEDGSDGLVTVHPSYLLRLPDEAARAREYDRFVNDLRLAAGRLGPVVT from the coding sequence ATGCCGAACATAACCGTCACCCTTGCCCATGCTGCCGACTTCGCGGGCTGGCGCTTGGCCACACGCAGCCTTGCCGGTCGCCACGCCCCGCCTGCCGACATTACATGGCGGATCGCAACCGAATCCGCAGCCCTGCCCGCACCAGACCCGGCCGCCGCGCGATTTACCGTGTCGCGCGCGGTGATGGAGCTTGCGGCCACCATGGTGCAGTCCGCCCTGCCCGACCGCTTCGCCCTCGCCTATATGCTGGTTTATGACCATGTCATGGACATGCCGACTGGCCAGGATGTGGCAGACCGCATGGCCGCGGCGAAGGAAGACGTAATCGCGCAGACCCGGCACCTGCGTGATGAAATCCGCGAGGCCCTTTCCCATCATGATGCCACAGCCCCCTGTCAGGGCCGCGTGGATACGCTCAGCCTTGTGCCCGAAAGCAATGCGCGGTTCCTGACCCTGCAACGTTCCTTCGCCCCCTGGCAACTTGACATGCCGGACCGCACGCTGCGCTGGACCGGCCACGAGATGCTGCGCGAACCCCTCGGCCAGGCCCCGCAAACGCTTGACCCGACCAGCCTGCCGCCGCCCGCCATGCCCATGGTGCCCGACCTTGATATTGACCGCATCACATCGCTGCGCGCGGTGGCGCTGGCGGCAAAAACATGCCTGATCTGCCCCATGGCGGCCCATGCCACCCAGACCGTGTTTGGCGAAGGCCGGGAAACAGCGCGCATGATGTTCGTAGGCGAACAGCCCGGTGATATTGAAGACCGCGCAGGCCGCCCCTTTGTCGGCCCGGCAGGGCAGTTATTCGACCGCGCCCTGCAGGAAGCCGGAATCGGGCGTGATGACACTTATGTGACCAACACGGTCAAGCACTTCAAATTCCGCCGCACGCCCACGCGCCGCATCCATGAAAAGGCAGGCCCGGCGGAAATTGCGGCCTGCGCCCCATGGCTTGCCGCCGAGCGGCGGATCATCCGCCCTGCGGTCGTGGTCATGCTGGGTGTCACGGCGGCCTCGGCGCTGCTGGGGCGCAGCGTCACCATCAGCCGGGAGCGTTCGCGCATCATCACCATGGAAGATGGATCGGACGGACTCGTAACGGTTCACCCGTCATACCTGCTGCGCCTGCCAGATGAAGCGGCGCGGGCGCGCGAATATGACCGCTTTGTTAATGACCTGCGCCTGGCCGCAGGCCGCCTCGGCCCTGTCGTGACATAA